From one Cucurbita pepo subsp. pepo cultivar mu-cu-16 chromosome LG17, ASM280686v2, whole genome shotgun sequence genomic stretch:
- the LOC111778078 gene encoding protein SCARECROW-like produces the protein MSAIKMAPCSFINNLSHPYIFFLSPYPQSFAFPMKLSRPEVDNGCLLQPPDPDEPWDFELPSSTSNTPIFHNQAFNLQSSNEFAFSVDHVNDLLESSTDDTTNGDELQVHVGNGRSKDVDDHGLTLISLLFECSVAISVDNLVEAHRMLLELTQMASPYGQSSAERVVTYFAAAMSSRVINSILGICSPLLDYKSISNSFQIFNNVSPLIKFAHLASNQTILESLSQCVDPIHIIDLDIMQGIQWPPLFQALTTKMDDSRSRHVRITAMGTTMELLLDTGKQLSNIARQLGLSFEYNPIATKVGKVDVSMVKLRQGETVVVNWVRHCLYDATGSDWKTLGLIQQLGPKVFTFVEQDMCHGGSYLDRFVSSLHYYSAIFDSLGACLSSNDSNRNQVEHNILYREINNILAIGGSSRSGEEKFKEWRSELRKCLMEVPMSANSMAQAWLMLNMQSNNQGFSLVQGEGGALKLRWKDTSLYTASSWTRCNVGVA, from the coding sequence ATGTCTGCCATTAAAATGGCTCCATGCTCTTTCATCAACAACCTCTCACACCCATatattttcttcctctccccTTACCCTCAGTCTTTCGCTTTTCCGATGAAGCTCAGCCGACCGGAGGTTGATAATGGCTGCCTTCTTCAACCACCCGATCCCGATGAACCTTGGGATTTTGAGCTCCCTTCTTCAACCTCCAACACTCCCATCTTTCATAACCAAGCCTTCAACTTGCAGAGCAGCAATGAGTTTGCATTCTCGGTTGACCATGTCAATGACTTATTGGAGTCTAGCACCGATGATACCACGAATGGCGACGAGCTCCAAGTTCATGTAGGGAATGGGAGAAGTAAAGATGTTGATGATCATGGGTTAACTTTGATCAGCCTCCTTTTCGAGTGTAGTGTTGCGATCTCTGTCGACAATCTTGTGGAGGCGCACCGAATGCTTCTTGAACTCACTCAAATGGCGTCACCTTATGGGCAGTCGAGTGCAGAGCGTGTGGTTACATACTTTGCAGCTGCCATGTCTAGCAGAGTCATAAACTCCATATTGGGAATCTGCTCTCCTTTACTCGACTACAAAAGCATAAGCAATTCCTTCCAAATTTTCAACAATGTTTCACCATTAATCAAGTTTGCTCATTTGGCTTCAAACCAAACCATACTTGAATCTCTCTCACAATGTGTTGATCCAATTCATATCATAGACCTTGACATCATGCAAGGCATACAATGGCCCCCACTTTTTCAAGCTCTCACCACGAAAATGGACGATTCCCGCTCTCGCCATGTGAGGATCACTGCCATGGGAACCACCATGGAGCTTCTCCTCGACACAGGAAAACAACTCTCAAACATTGCTCGACAACTTGGCTTATCTTTCGAGTACAACCCTATTGCTACAAAGGTTGGAAAAGTCGACGTATCAATGGTGAAACTCCGACAAGGAGAGACGGTGGTTGTGAACTGGGTTCGACACTGTCTTTATGATGCAACCGGGTCTGATTGGAAAACCCTTGGACTAATTCAACAACTAGGACCTAAAGTTTTCACATTTGTGGAGCAAGATATGTGCCATGGAGGTTCATATCTAGATCGCTTTGTTAGCTCTTTGCATTACTATTCTGCCATTTTCGACTCTCTTGGAGCTTGTTTGAGCAGTAATGACAGTAACAGAAATCAAGTGGAGCACAATATTCTGTATAGGGAGATCAATAACATATTGGCAATTGGAGGGTCATCAAGAAGTGGAGAGGAGAAGTTTAAGGAATGGAGAAGTGAACTAAGAAAGTGTTTAATGGAAGTTCCAATGAGTGCAAACTCCATGGCTCAAGCTTGGTTGATGTTGAATATGCAATCAAATAATCAAGGGTTTAGTCTTGTACAAGGGGAAGGTGGGGCACTGAAGCTTAGATGGAAAGATACAAGTCTCTATACAGCTTCGTCCTGGACTCGTTGCAACGTGGGAGTTGCTTGA
- the LOC111778079 gene encoding vacuolar protein sorting-associated protein 2 homolog 3-like isoform X2: MNIFSKKPDAKEALRESKREMTRSTRGIEKEIGALQLEEKKLVAEIKRTAKTGNEAATKILARQLVRLRQQIANLQGSRAQMRGIATHTQAMHAQTSVAAGMKSAGKAMSVMNKQMDPAKQAKVIREFQKQSAQMDMTTEMISDAIDDALDDDLAEEETEDLTNQVLDEIGVDVASQLSSAPKGRIAPRNTEGVSSSSVDELEKRLAALRNP, from the exons ATGAATATCTTTTCTAAGAAACCCGACGCCAAAG AAGCTCTTCGGGAGAGTAAAAGGGAAATGACGCGCTCTACGAGAG GTATCGAGAAGGAAATCGGAGCATTGCAATTAGAA GAAAAGAAGCTTGTCGCAGAGATAAAGAGAACTGCCAAAACAGGAAATGAG GCAGCAACAAAGATCCTTGCTCGGCAGCTAGTTAGACTTAGACAGCAAATAGCAAACTTGCAAGGAAGTCGAGCTCAAATGAGAGGCATAGCAACTCATACACAG GCAATGCATGCTCAAACCTCCGTTGCTGCTGGCATGAAGAGTGCCGGTAAAGCAATGTCGGTTATGAATAAG CAAATGGATCCCGCGAAGCAAGCAAAGGTCATTAGAGAATTTCAGAAGCAGTCCGCACAGATGGATATGACT ACGGAGATGATTTCAGATGCCATAGACGATGCCCTGGATGATGATTTAGCTGAAGAAGAAACTGAAGATCTAACGAATCAG GTGCTCGATGAAATCGGCGTTGACGTTGCCTCACAG CTTTCATCAGCTCCGAAAGGAAGAATTGCGCCGAGGAATACCGAGGGTGTCAGCAG TTCGAGTGTTGACGAGCTCGAAAAGCGATTGGCTGCTCTTCGAAATCCCTGA
- the LOC111778079 gene encoding vacuolar protein sorting-associated protein 2 homolog 3-like isoform X1 gives MFHPNDYRRIGNLCLFQFNIILLTFLFVREFPCRNSSKFICVVLRIILLGAMNIFSKKPDAKEALRESKREMTRSTRGIEKEIGALQLEEKKLVAEIKRTAKTGNEAATKILARQLVRLRQQIANLQGSRAQMRGIATHTQAMHAQTSVAAGMKSAGKAMSVMNKQMDPAKQAKVIREFQKQSAQMDMTTEMISDAIDDALDDDLAEEETEDLTNQVLDEIGVDVASQLSSAPKGRIAPRNTEGVSSSSVDELEKRLAALRNP, from the exons ATGTTCCATCCCAACGATTACAGAAGGATCGgtaatttgtgtttgtttcaaTTCAACATCATCCTTCTCACGTTCTTGTTTGTTCGGGAATTTCCCTGCAGAAATTCGTCTAAATTCATCTGCGTTGTGCTCAGGATCATTCTCTTGGGCGCCATGAATATCTTTTCTAAGAAACCCGACGCCAAAG AAGCTCTTCGGGAGAGTAAAAGGGAAATGACGCGCTCTACGAGAG GTATCGAGAAGGAAATCGGAGCATTGCAATTAGAA GAAAAGAAGCTTGTCGCAGAGATAAAGAGAACTGCCAAAACAGGAAATGAG GCAGCAACAAAGATCCTTGCTCGGCAGCTAGTTAGACTTAGACAGCAAATAGCAAACTTGCAAGGAAGTCGAGCTCAAATGAGAGGCATAGCAACTCATACACAG GCAATGCATGCTCAAACCTCCGTTGCTGCTGGCATGAAGAGTGCCGGTAAAGCAATGTCGGTTATGAATAAG CAAATGGATCCCGCGAAGCAAGCAAAGGTCATTAGAGAATTTCAGAAGCAGTCCGCACAGATGGATATGACT ACGGAGATGATTTCAGATGCCATAGACGATGCCCTGGATGATGATTTAGCTGAAGAAGAAACTGAAGATCTAACGAATCAG GTGCTCGATGAAATCGGCGTTGACGTTGCCTCACAG CTTTCATCAGCTCCGAAAGGAAGAATTGCGCCGAGGAATACCGAGGGTGTCAGCAG TTCGAGTGTTGACGAGCTCGAAAAGCGATTGGCTGCTCTTCGAAATCCCTGA